The following proteins are co-located in the Alkalidesulfovibrio alkalitolerans DSM 16529 genome:
- a CDS encoding PP2C family protein-serine/threonine phosphatase gives MRIKTKLFIVLLGVTLVPMAAMRYTGQEAMTELGHDLSRTISLTLLDNAENELRRLVEDHARVLKRERQLVETILRVRVAEIEELLGSPDKVLTPLICPLPREGAPDAWSMAPPDSLQAAQAEELFCEAWPDECAELTPDFSAPGVFPGRSVLPGGESASLPLNRLPPLFTSLAAAYPGLFLWQLITPVDGPTLAYPFATLPGEQPRFGPFILSAEACAQGVPVWSLPAPDPVTGRLVFFVSLAYRDPTTGKPAGVASLVLPVHAVLHENQHVRSLSDDVVSMLVQPDDDPFSVRVVARERTNQQEVAGVGEQPGHGPGMRMGMRRPQWTTAAAPERLRPEDSDEFLYFSRALASGSSSVLTMRHEGRESFWAFSPINRERNISLLLIVPKTDLTRQADTARDDVERRIERQVRLTGIGLTVLFALVVLTSYVLSRSFTRNIAILSMAARRLAAGDFSVRAAIRGRDEIAELGRTIDQTIPALEERLKLKKAVDLAQEIQHNLLPGAPPKLPGLDLAGTAIYCDETGGDFYDFVRFPEALPVIGVAVGDVSGHGVPAALLMASARAALRAHLTYPGKAGEAVSAVNRLVARDTAATGHFLTLFYLELDTESGVATWIRAGHDPALLYDPANGRFEELNGGGPAIGLDAEASYTPGTRRLESGQVLCIGTDGIWETRGPGGEMYGKERLRAVLARNGHASAEEVVAAVLDDLAAFRGDQPQEDDVTLAVLVRTAGRS, from the coding sequence ATGCGCATCAAGACCAAACTTTTCATCGTGCTCCTGGGAGTGACCCTCGTGCCCATGGCCGCGATGCGCTATACCGGCCAGGAAGCCATGACCGAGCTCGGACACGACCTCTCCCGCACGATCTCGCTCACGCTCCTCGACAACGCCGAGAATGAATTGCGCCGCCTCGTGGAGGACCACGCACGCGTCCTCAAGCGCGAGCGCCAGCTCGTGGAAACGATCCTGCGTGTGCGCGTCGCCGAAATCGAGGAACTCCTGGGCTCACCCGACAAGGTGCTGACGCCGCTCATCTGTCCCCTGCCCAGGGAAGGCGCTCCCGACGCCTGGTCCATGGCCCCCCCCGATTCGCTACAGGCCGCACAGGCCGAGGAACTTTTTTGCGAGGCCTGGCCCGACGAATGCGCCGAATTAACGCCGGACTTCAGCGCCCCAGGCGTTTTCCCAGGACGGTCCGTGCTGCCCGGCGGGGAATCGGCATCCCTGCCCCTGAACCGCCTGCCACCGCTCTTCACATCGCTGGCCGCGGCATACCCCGGCCTGTTCCTGTGGCAACTCATAACTCCGGTTGACGGACCGACGCTGGCCTACCCCTTCGCGACCCTGCCCGGCGAGCAGCCACGCTTCGGCCCCTTCATCCTCTCGGCCGAGGCCTGCGCCCAAGGAGTTCCCGTCTGGAGCCTGCCCGCGCCCGACCCCGTCACCGGCCGCCTGGTCTTTTTCGTCTCCCTGGCCTATCGCGACCCGACCACAGGCAAACCCGCGGGCGTCGCCTCGCTGGTCCTCCCCGTTCACGCCGTGCTGCACGAAAACCAGCACGTGCGCTCCCTCTCGGACGACGTGGTCTCGATGCTCGTACAACCCGACGACGATCCCTTCAGCGTTCGCGTCGTCGCTCGCGAGCGCACCAACCAACAAGAAGTGGCAGGCGTCGGCGAGCAACCCGGCCATGGTCCAGGCATGCGTATGGGAATGCGCCGTCCGCAGTGGACCACGGCCGCCGCGCCTGAGCGGCTGAGGCCCGAGGACAGCGACGAATTCCTCTATTTCTCGCGCGCCCTGGCAAGCGGTTCGTCGAGCGTCCTGACCATGCGCCACGAAGGCCGGGAAAGCTTCTGGGCCTTCTCGCCCATCAACCGGGAACGCAACATCTCGCTTTTGCTGATCGTGCCCAAAACCGACCTCACCCGGCAGGCAGACACCGCACGCGACGACGTGGAGCGACGCATCGAACGTCAGGTCCGGCTAACCGGCATAGGCCTGACCGTGCTCTTTGCTCTGGTGGTGCTCACGTCCTACGTCCTCTCGCGTTCTTTCACCCGCAACATCGCCATCCTGAGCATGGCGGCGCGCCGTCTGGCCGCCGGAGACTTCAGTGTCCGGGCCGCTATCAGGGGCCGCGACGAGATTGCCGAACTCGGCCGGACCATCGACCAGACCATCCCGGCACTTGAAGAACGCCTGAAATTGAAGAAGGCCGTGGATCTTGCCCAGGAAATCCAACATAATCTCCTGCCTGGCGCACCGCCCAAGCTGCCCGGCCTGGACCTTGCGGGCACGGCCATCTACTGCGACGAGACAGGCGGAGATTTCTACGACTTCGTGCGCTTCCCCGAGGCCCTGCCGGTGATCGGCGTGGCAGTGGGCGACGTCTCCGGCCACGGCGTGCCCGCAGCGCTGCTCATGGCCTCGGCCCGCGCGGCGCTTCGCGCGCACCTCACCTATCCCGGCAAAGCCGGGGAGGCGGTCTCTGCCGTGAATCGTCTGGTGGCGCGCGACACGGCAGCCACCGGCCATTTCCTGACGCTTTTCTACCTCGAACTGGACACGGAATCGGGCGTGGCGACCTGGATCAGGGCAGGTCATGACCCCGCCCTGCTCTACGATCCGGCCAACGGCCGGTTCGAGGAACTCAACGGAGGCGGCCCAGCCATCGGGCTCGACGCAGAGGCGTCCTACACCCCTGGAACGCGCCGACTCGAATCGGGACAAGTGTTATGTATCGGCACGGATGGGATATGGGAGACCAGAGGACCCGGCGGAGAGATGTACGGGAAGGAGCGGCTGCGTGCGGTTCTCGCGCGAAACGGCCACGCCTCCGCCGAGGAGGTCGTCGCGGCCGTGCTCGACGACCTCGCGGCCTTCAGGGGGGACCAGCCCCAGGAGGACGACGTGACCCTGGCCGTGCTCGTCAGGACTGCCGGGCGGTCGTAG